One genomic window of Actinoalloteichus hoggarensis includes the following:
- a CDS encoding dienelactone hydrolase family protein — protein MQSSSITSRGGRRTRHSTLSRLAGLATALTLIATGVAIAPAASAQQNPHERGPAPTESSIEALRGPFSVADTRVSSLVSGFGGGTIYYPTDTSQGTFGAIAVSPGYTGTQSTISWLGPRIASQGFVVFTIDTNTTIDQPDSRGRQLLAALDYLVEDSRVRDRIDSNRLGVMGHSMGGGGSLAAAQDRPALQAAIPMTGWHLSKNWSRVQVPTMVIGAENDLIASVRTHSIPFYESLPSSLDKAYLELDGASHFAPNISNTTIAKYSISWLKRFIDDDTRYEQFLCPAPTDREISEYRDTCPHS, from the coding sequence GTGCAGTCATCGAGCATCACCTCCCGCGGCGGCAGACGTACCCGGCACAGCACCCTGTCTCGGCTGGCCGGCCTGGCCACGGCCCTGACTCTGATCGCGACCGGGGTGGCGATCGCACCCGCCGCCTCCGCACAGCAGAATCCGCACGAGCGGGGTCCCGCTCCCACCGAGAGCAGCATCGAGGCGCTGCGCGGCCCGTTCTCGGTCGCCGACACCCGCGTCTCCTCGCTGGTGTCCGGCTTCGGCGGCGGCACCATCTACTACCCCACCGACACCAGCCAGGGCACCTTCGGCGCCATCGCGGTGTCACCCGGTTACACCGGCACCCAGTCCACGATCTCCTGGCTCGGCCCGAGGATCGCCTCGCAGGGCTTCGTCGTCTTCACCATCGACACGAACACGACGATCGACCAGCCCGACAGCCGGGGCAGGCAGCTGCTGGCCGCGCTCGACTACCTCGTCGAGGACAGCAGGGTGCGCGACCGGATCGACTCGAACCGGCTCGGAGTGATGGGCCACTCGATGGGCGGCGGCGGCAGTCTCGCGGCCGCTCAGGACCGACCCGCCCTCCAGGCCGCGATCCCGATGACCGGCTGGCATCTGTCCAAGAACTGGTCGCGAGTCCAGGTGCCGACGATGGTCATCGGCGCCGAGAACGACCTCATCGCCTCGGTGCGGACACACTCGATCCCGTTCTACGAGAGCCTGCCGTCCTCATTGGACAAGGCCTACCTGGAACTGGACGGCGCCTCGCACTTCGCCCCGAACATCTCCAACACCACGATCGCGAAGTACAGCATCTCGTGGCTCAAGCGGTTCATCGACGACGACACCCGCTATGAGC